ATGCACTCCGTGGGTCTTTATTAAAAAGTTCCAGCTCATTTAATTAGCCATGGAAATCCAACGAACTATCTATGTCTTGGCGGTGCCAGATCTTGAAAAATCTGCTGAATTCTTTCGCAATGTATTAGATTTCACTATTCACGAGATTGGCGATCAAGGATGGCGAATGTTCGCAAGAGATAATTGTCGAATAATGGCTGGACATTGTCCTGATGCTATTCGACCTAGTGAGCTTGGT
This portion of the Halomicronema hongdechloris C2206 genome encodes:
- a CDS encoding VOC family protein — protein: MEIQRTIYVLAVPDLEKSAEFFRNVLDFTIHEIGDQGWRMFARDNCRIMAGHCPDAIRPSELGDHSYFGYFVVDDVDDYYGMVTSKGAEIIKPLKSEKWGMREFGVRTIDGHRIMIGQDLEE